In Cryptococcus gattii WM276 chromosome A, complete sequence, one genomic interval encodes:
- a CDS encoding uncharacterized protein (Similar to SGTC gene model, INSD accession EAL22850.1), with amino-acid sequence MVPFFHSSHSSFSTQAPSSEFVSSSSNATHRLSRVPSLGGPLIPENGIFSPGLFSFHEGRARPRVSPPPSPLSSSPPPIGRRASELVGIDNAANERDRLPRYTANALTPAQSQATVAPIPTYETALTQGAFSPFFAGDRISEGWEDTYMREYFGLDDLHGENREVEQPETNENDSEGHDPGTDEDDPLLPRQNVLANRRFTFAGTDTHRTSASDGMVEPPVLETLSPPAGASLPPAYSQEVGRDELMLVSTAHLSPDHPASAFFNAISLIPSLSEGEEAAGPVPLRIPPQAPDAAGHSNQVINERSGMMIGSKKLNLTITSNNARRLNANGTGPMFIKTGRAGVVKGSVVVKGIDHAVGLDIKILGFVKTVFYARGQYNMMDSYPLGRSALTLFPPSSESIEQQQLRLTKDGQPLIEPGTTFPFEIQMPTKHWRGDDIDLPPTCEILQLGLQGEVEYVLRVKVTRKGSWRMNEELTVPIIYQPRSYISPRRLRSLMLDDRLNPGWRTIPLNGGLLPSDPTPIQACLVLPSPMILYIPVNAPPPTIPFHLHFYHPAGGSLLRNFTNPRESTIIVRLQRVATMRVDGGREVRKSEIPSQVLIWEEGGEKVDLGEVQKERREKEKEKKAGRGKRRKASSGDGLAQVAAPSSQTGGKEQDGGRRFSFMDGKVGSVFRRKSSIPSASVSTITSRTDPTLAASHRADHPPLSSSPIAEHCLSSCVTNASSTGERRDSRINASSITSASTSSTQSQLSGSATDIQMHGLLTLRFNPSSQSTDCANNGQHLDPFGYDARQPQGIPAELKSKLIQSFSTPEIAVTYIIQIGVQPKGSGEHGGKAKDGHVWGGGLVEVVWG; translated from the exons ATGGTCCCTTTCTTCCATTCCTCGCACTCAAGTTTTTCAACCCAAGCCCCCTCCTCAGAATTCGTTTCATCCTCTTCTAACGCAACGCATCGCCTGTCGCGAGTCCCATCTTTGGGAGGGCCCCTTATACCAGAGAATGGCATTTTCTCGCCCGGCCTTTTCTCCTTTCACGAAGGAAGAGCTCGTCCCAGAGTATCACCCCCTCCTTCGCCGTTGTCTtcatcaccaccacctATAGGAAGGCGGGCAAGTGAACTAGTAGGCATTGACAATGCTGCGAACGAACGGGATAGACTCCCTCGATATACCGCTAATGCTTTGACCCCCGCCCAGAGCCAGGCTACGGTCGCGCCTATACCAACTTATGAAACAGCTCTAACCCAAGGAGCATTCTCTCCATTCTTTGCAGGAGACAGGATATCGGAGGGGTGGGAAGATACCTATATGAGAGAATATTTTGGCTTGGATGACCTTCATGGAGAAAATAGGGAAGTCGAGCAACCAGAAACCAATGAGAATGACTCAGAAGGACATGATCCAGGGACTGATGAAGATGATCCACTTCTACCACGCCAAAATGTACTTGCCAATCGTCGCTTCACTTTCGCTGGCACAGACACCCATCGAACTTCTGCGTCCGACGGGATGGTTGAGCCTCCTGTGCTCGAGACACTGAGTCCCCCAGCCGGAGCTTCCTTACCTCCTGCCTACAGTCAAGAAGTGGGAAGGGACGAGTTAATGCTGGTATCCACCGCTCACCTTTCACCTGATCATCCGGCTTCGGCATTCTTCAATGCTATCTCACTCATCCCGTCACTTTCtgagggagaagaggcagCCGGCCCTGTACCATTACGCATACCTCCACAGGCGCCGGACGCGGCTGGGCATAGTAATCAAGTCATTAACGAGAGATCTGGTATGATGATTGGCAGCAAAAAGTTGAACTTGACGATTACGAGTAACAATGCCCGACGATTGAATGCGAACGGTACGGGCCCCATGTTTATCAAGACAGGAAGAGCAGGGGTAGTAAAAGGGAGCGTTGTTGTGAAAGGGATTGACCATGCTGTGGGACTTGATATAAAA ATTTTGGGATTTGTCAAAACTGTATTTTACGCGAGAGGACAGTACAACATGATGGATAGTTACCCCCTTGGGCGTTCTGCCCTTACGCTATTCCCACCTTCCTCCGAGTCCATCGAACAGCAACAACTTCGACTGACTAAAGACGGTCAGCCACTCATCGAACCTGGTACCACCTTCCCCTTTGAGATCCAGATGCCCACAAAACATTGGCGAGGCGACGATATTGATCTGCCACCTACGTGTGAGATATTGCAGCTTGGTTTGCAAGGAGAGGTTGAGTATGTGTTGAGGGTAAAGGTGACAAGGAAGGGAAGCTGGAGGATGAATGAAGA GTTGACAGTTCCAATAATATATCAGCCTCGAAGCTACATCTCTCCAAGGCGGTTGCGTTCTCTCATGTTAGACGACCGACTTAATCCCGGTTGGCGTACAATCCCTCTCAACGGTGGTCTTTTACCCTCTGATCCTACCCCCATCCAAGCCTGCCTTGTACTTCCCTCCCCGATGATACTCTACATCCCTGTCAATGCTCCACCGCCCACAATCCCTTTCCACCTGCACTTTTATCACCCGGCCGGGGGGTCGCTTTTGAGGAACTTTACCAACCCGCGGGAAAGCACGATTATCGTTCGGCTTCAACGCGTGGCAACAATGAGGGTTGATGGTGGTAGAGAGGTAAGGAAGAGTGAGATACCGAGTCAGGTGCTCAtatgggaagaaggaggggaGAAGGTGGATTTGGGAGAAGTGCagaaagagagaagggaaaaggaaaaggagaaaaaagCAGGAAGGGGTAAGAGGAGGAAGGCATCGTCCGGCGATGGGCTTGCGCAAGTGGCTGCGCCATCATCACAAACCGGTGGGAAGGAGCAAGATGGTGGAAGAAGGTTTTCTTTTATGGATGGAAAAGTGGGATCCGTGTTTCGACGTAAGAGCTCTATACCTTCAGCTTCTGTATCCACAATCACATCCAGGACCGATCCGACTTTAGCAGCTTCACACCGGGCCGATCATCCTCCGCTTTCGTCGTCACCTATAGCCGAGCACTGTCTTTCCTCGTGCGTGACCAACGCATCCTCTACCGGTGAACGTCGTGACTCCCGTATCAATGCTAGCTCGATCACATCAGCATCTACCTCATCCACCCAAAGTCAGCTTTCGGGATCAGCAACTGATATCCAAATGCACGGTCTCCTCACCCTGCGCTTCAATCCCTCTTCTCAATCGACCGACTGTGCAAACAACGGCCAGCATCTGGACCCATTCGGATACGACGCTCGGCAACCCCAGGGTATACCAGCAGAGCTAAAGTCGAAGCTTATACAGAGCTTCAGCACCCCCGAGATTGCAGTTACGTATATAATACAGATAGGGGTGCAGCCCAAGGGAAGTGGGGAGCATGGGGGAAAAGCGAAGGATGGGCATGTGTGGGGTGGGGGGCTGGTGGAGGTTGTTTGGGGATAG
- a CDS encoding structural constituent of ribosome, putative (Similar to TIGR gene model, INSD accession AAW41945.1) has product MRCLASDRRKSRKAHFSASSGLKRKLMSSPLSKELRKEHNARSIPVRKDDEVLIVRGKYKGREGKVTQVYRKKWVIHVDRVHIEKSNAATSPVGIHPSNVVITSLKLDKDRRAILERKGSKKSGDVEMTE; this is encoded by the exons ATGAGAT GCCTCGCTTCTGACCGCCGCAAGTCGCGCAAGGCGCACTTCTCTGCCTCTTCCGGCCTCAAGAGGAAGCTCATGTCTTCCCCCTTGTCCAAGGAGCTCCGAAAGGAGCACAAC GCCCGATCCATCCCCGTCAGGAAGGACGACGAGGTTTTGATTGTCCGAGGAAAGTACAAGGGCCGAGAGGGCAAGGTCACCCAG GTCTACAGGAAGAAGTGGGTCATCCACGTCGACCGAGTCCACATTGAGAAGAGCAACGCTGCTACTTCCCCTGTTGGCATCCACCCCTCCAACGTTGTCATCACTTCCCTCAAG CTCGACAAGGACCGACGAGCTATCCTCGAGCGCAAGGGCAGCAAGAAGTCTGGTGACGTCGAGATGACCGAGTAG